A window from Sphingobacterium hotanense encodes these proteins:
- the pafA gene encoding alkaline phosphatase PafA, whose product MLKRIYATLLFLGFCTIASAQVERPKLVVGLMVDQMRWDYLYRFADRYGNDGFKRLLKEGYSCENTIIDYVPTFTAIGHSSVYTGSVPSIHGIAGNDWIEQQTGNSMYCTQDDAVEGVGTIEKEGKQSPRNLLASTVTDQLKLATNFHSKVVGIAIKDRGGILPAGHFADAAYWFEAKSGDWISSTYYMKNLPSWVTSFNKQKLADKYLKQDWNTLYPIETYANNSVADDNEYEGKWAGEEKPTFPRKTSLLMKDAGYELIKSTPFGNQITLDFAKEAIKNEQLGNNPKKATDFLCVSLSATDYVGHRYSLSSVEIEDIYLRLDQELATFFKYLDQTVGKGNYTFFLTADHAASYNSRYFMDMRGNGGYFFSRQLHRSLNESLKEEFGVDNLVRSLMNYQVHLNYTAIEQAKLDEEKVKKSIIKQLRHEDGVAYVVDVEGGENMLLPAPLREKIINGYNRKRSGAIQIITEPQWYDGTPRSTGTTHGTWTPYDSHIPLVFMGWGIKHGKTNKVVHVTDIAPTLSSLLHVMEPNGSIGQPIVEVLGND is encoded by the coding sequence ATGTTAAAAAGAATATACGCAACATTGTTATTTCTAGGCTTTTGTACTATTGCAAGTGCCCAAGTAGAAAGACCGAAGTTGGTCGTAGGCCTAATGGTCGATCAAATGCGATGGGATTACCTGTATCGCTTTGCAGATCGCTACGGTAATGACGGGTTTAAACGCCTGTTAAAAGAAGGGTATTCTTGCGAGAATACGATAATCGACTATGTGCCTACATTTACGGCTATTGGCCATAGTTCGGTGTACACAGGCTCTGTGCCGTCCATCCATGGCATCGCCGGGAATGACTGGATCGAGCAGCAGACGGGAAACTCCATGTATTGTACGCAGGATGATGCGGTTGAAGGCGTAGGGACTATCGAAAAAGAAGGGAAGCAATCTCCTCGTAATCTATTAGCTTCAACGGTAACCGATCAGCTAAAATTAGCAACAAACTTCCATTCAAAAGTGGTGGGTATTGCCATCAAAGACCGTGGCGGTATTCTACCGGCTGGTCACTTTGCCGATGCGGCATACTGGTTTGAAGCCAAGTCGGGCGATTGGATCTCCAGCACCTATTACATGAAGAACTTACCATCTTGGGTAACTAGCTTCAACAAGCAGAAACTAGCGGATAAATACCTTAAACAAGACTGGAATACGCTTTATCCAATCGAAACCTATGCGAACAATAGTGTTGCTGACGATAACGAGTATGAAGGAAAATGGGCAGGAGAAGAGAAACCAACATTCCCTAGAAAAACTTCTTTATTGATGAAAGATGCTGGTTATGAATTGATCAAATCCACGCCTTTCGGAAACCAGATCACTTTAGACTTTGCGAAAGAAGCCATCAAGAACGAACAGTTAGGAAATAATCCAAAAAAAGCGACAGACTTCCTTTGCGTTAGTCTTTCAGCAACCGACTATGTGGGTCACCGCTACTCTTTATCTTCTGTAGAGATCGAAGATATATACTTGCGCTTAGACCAGGAGTTGGCAACATTTTTTAAATACCTGGATCAAACCGTGGGAAAAGGAAATTATACCTTCTTCCTAACGGCTGACCATGCTGCTTCTTATAACTCCCGCTACTTTATGGATATGCGAGGTAATGGCGGATACTTCTTCTCAAGACAATTGCACCGCAGTTTAAATGAGTCTTTGAAAGAAGAATTTGGTGTTGACAATTTGGTAAGAAGCTTAATGAACTATCAGGTTCATTTAAATTATACAGCAATCGAGCAAGCTAAATTGGATGAGGAGAAAGTGAAAAAATCCATTATCAAACAATTGCGTCATGAAGATGGCGTGGCATACGTGGTCGATGTCGAAGGAGGCGAGAATATGCTATTACCTGCTCCATTGCGCGAAAAGATTATCAACGGTTATAACCGCAAACGCAGCGGGGCAATTCAGATTATCACTGAGCCACAATGGTATGATGGAACGCCACGTTCAACCGGTACGACGCACGGAACCTGGACACCTTATGACTCGCACATCCCCTTGGTATTTATGGGCTGGGGAATCAAACATGGAAAGACGAATAAAGTGGTTCATGTAACGGACATTGCGCCGACGCTTTCATCGCTCCTACATGTCATGGAACCCAATGGATCAATCGGCCAACCCATCGTTGAAGTTTTAGGGAACGATTAA
- the uvrA gene encoding excinuclease ABC subunit UvrA, which translates to MQERANHTPKSHIQIKGARVNNLKNIDVDIPKNKLIVITGMSGSGKSSLAFDTLYAEGQRRYVESLSSYARQFMGRMNKPDVDYIKGIAPAIAIEQKVISSNPRSTVGTSTEIYDYLKLLYARIGRTISPVSGQEVKKDSVSSIVDKLLSFEDDTTITIYSALIPFNNRKLKEELSLLLQKGFTRIKYQGAIKKIESIIEDKEIANASFKEGDIFIVIDRVVLDHSDDTINRLADSIQTAYFEGKGECDIEVADETFHFSDKFELDGIVFEEPTPNFFSFNNPYGACKRCEGYGKVIGIDPDLVIPDKSRSVFDGAIAPWRGEKMGAWLDKLVRSAIKFDFPIHRDYSELTKAQQELLWTGNKYFRGLNDFFAELEEQTYKIQYRVMLSRYRGKTDCPDCKGTRLRKDASYVKVNGHSITDIVLLPLDKAFELFSNLELTENEAIIAKRLLAEIVNRLQFLCDVGLSYLTLNRLSNSLSGGESQRINLATSLGSSLVGSIYVLDEPSIGLHPRDTQRLISVLKSLRDAGNTVIVVEHEQEMMEAADYLIDIGPEAGIHGGELVFAGTYDQIIKDKDSLTGQYLSGELRIPVPKRRRKWADYIRVKGARENNLQNVTVDFPLHVFTVVSGVSGSGKTSLVKRILYPALQKALGSYSGEQTGIFDGIEGAIDLVEQIEMVDQNPIGRSTRSNPVTYVKAWDEVRALYSSLPAAKANGLKPSAFSFNVEGGRCEMCQGEGVVKIEMQFMADIILPCEACGGKRFKQHVLDVTYQEKSVSDILELSVDEAISFFADQPKILNKLGPLQEVGLGYVKLGQSSSTLSGGEAQRIKLASFLIKGNNQKKTLFIFDEPTTGLHFHDIEKLLKAFNALIEQGNSVLVIEHNLDMIKSADWVIDIGPEGGNNGGKVVFAGTPEDLVKADDSYTGKYLLRHLNS; encoded by the coding sequence ATGCAAGAACGTGCAAATCATACCCCAAAGTCACACATTCAAATCAAAGGTGCTCGAGTTAATAATCTTAAGAACATCGATGTTGACATCCCAAAAAACAAACTTATTGTTATCACCGGTATGTCAGGGTCGGGGAAATCCTCATTAGCATTCGATACCCTTTACGCCGAAGGACAGCGTAGATATGTGGAAAGCTTATCATCTTACGCCCGACAGTTTATGGGGCGTATGAACAAGCCCGATGTAGACTACATCAAAGGAATTGCACCGGCTATTGCTATCGAGCAAAAGGTAATTTCCAGCAATCCACGTTCTACAGTCGGTACATCGACCGAAATCTATGATTACTTAAAACTTCTCTATGCTCGTATCGGGCGGACCATATCGCCTGTTTCAGGACAGGAAGTGAAGAAAGACTCCGTGTCTTCGATCGTGGATAAGCTATTATCCTTCGAAGATGATACCACCATCACGATTTATAGTGCGTTAATTCCCTTCAACAATAGAAAGCTAAAGGAAGAGCTCTCCTTATTGCTTCAAAAGGGATTTACCCGTATAAAATACCAGGGAGCAATCAAGAAGATTGAATCTATCATCGAGGACAAGGAAATCGCAAATGCGAGTTTCAAGGAAGGCGATATCTTTATCGTTATCGACCGCGTCGTGTTAGACCATTCCGACGATACGATCAATCGCCTGGCAGACTCCATTCAGACCGCCTATTTCGAAGGAAAAGGCGAATGTGATATCGAAGTAGCCGATGAGACTTTCCATTTCTCTGACAAGTTTGAACTCGACGGCATCGTATTCGAAGAGCCCACACCCAACTTCTTTAGCTTCAACAATCCCTATGGAGCATGTAAGCGTTGCGAAGGCTATGGGAAAGTGATAGGCATTGACCCGGATTTAGTTATTCCGGATAAGAGCCGCTCGGTATTCGATGGTGCCATTGCACCTTGGCGTGGCGAGAAGATGGGTGCATGGTTAGATAAACTCGTGCGATCGGCTATCAAGTTTGACTTCCCCATACATCGAGATTATAGCGAGCTGACCAAAGCACAGCAAGAATTGCTTTGGACAGGGAACAAGTACTTCCGCGGACTGAATGATTTCTTTGCCGAACTGGAAGAACAAACCTATAAAATCCAATACCGCGTCATGCTATCCCGCTATCGCGGAAAAACAGATTGTCCAGATTGTAAAGGAACGCGCTTGCGAAAAGACGCTTCTTATGTGAAAGTCAATGGACATTCCATTACCGATATCGTTCTGTTGCCGCTAGATAAAGCCTTTGAGCTATTCAGCAACTTAGAGCTTACAGAAAACGAAGCCATTATCGCTAAGCGATTATTGGCAGAGATTGTCAACCGCCTTCAATTCCTTTGCGATGTAGGCTTGAGCTATCTGACGCTGAACCGCCTAAGCAATAGTTTATCAGGTGGTGAATCGCAACGTATCAACCTGGCAACTTCATTAGGAAGCTCGCTAGTGGGGTCTATCTATGTACTAGATGAGCCGAGCATCGGCTTGCACCCTCGCGATACACAGCGACTGATCTCTGTATTAAAATCCCTTCGCGATGCCGGCAATACTGTCATTGTGGTAGAGCATGAGCAAGAGATGATGGAAGCTGCAGATTACTTAATTGATATCGGCCCTGAAGCCGGTATTCATGGCGGTGAGTTAGTCTTCGCAGGGACCTATGATCAAATTATTAAAGATAAAGACAGCTTGACCGGCCAATACCTGAGCGGCGAGCTTCGTATTCCTGTTCCGAAACGCAGAAGAAAATGGGCGGATTACATCCGTGTTAAAGGAGCAAGAGAGAATAATCTTCAAAATGTAACGGTTGACTTCCCATTGCATGTGTTTACCGTCGTATCCGGTGTGTCTGGATCGGGTAAAACATCCCTGGTGAAGCGCATTCTATACCCTGCATTGCAGAAAGCATTAGGCAGCTACTCTGGCGAGCAGACCGGAATCTTCGATGGCATCGAAGGAGCTATCGATCTGGTAGAGCAGATTGAGATGGTCGATCAAAACCCTATTGGTCGCTCTACGCGTTCAAATCCAGTAACCTATGTGAAGGCTTGGGACGAAGTCCGTGCTTTATATTCCAGCCTGCCGGCAGCGAAGGCAAATGGCTTGAAGCCATCCGCATTCTCCTTCAACGTGGAGGGCGGAAGATGTGAAATGTGTCAAGGCGAAGGTGTTGTGAAGATTGAGATGCAGTTTATGGCAGATATCATTCTTCCATGTGAAGCATGTGGCGGCAAGCGATTTAAACAGCATGTTTTGGATGTCACCTACCAAGAGAAGTCAGTTTCGGATATCCTGGAGCTTAGTGTAGACGAAGCCATCAGTTTCTTTGCCGATCAACCGAAGATATTAAATAAGCTCGGACCTTTGCAGGAAGTAGGACTTGGCTATGTAAAACTCGGGCAGTCCTCCAGCACCTTATCAGGTGGTGAGGCACAACGCATCAAATTAGCATCATTCCTGATCAAAGGAAATAATCAAAAGAAAACCCTTTTCATATTCGATGAGCCGACGACAGGGCTTCATTTCCATGACATCGAAAAGCTCTTGAAGGCATTCAACGCGCTTATCGAGCAGGGAAATAGTGTATTAGTTATCGAGCATAACTTAGACATGATCAAATCTGCCGACTGGGTAATCGATATCGGTCCGGAGGGCGGAAATAATGGGGGTAAGGTCGTATTCGCAGGAACACCGGAAGATCTGGTGAAAGCTGATGACTCTTACACCGGGAAATACTTACTACGTCACCTAAATTCTTAA
- the xseB gene encoding exodeoxyribonuclease VII small subunit translates to MENKYTYQEAFVELQQIVADIEDGEVSVDELTSKISRASELLAICKAKLTASEKEVEKLLEKLDAAPDTQTE, encoded by the coding sequence ATGGAAAATAAATATACCTATCAAGAGGCTTTCGTGGAATTGCAACAAATCGTTGCTGATATTGAAGATGGTGAAGTGTCTGTCGACGAGCTGACATCTAAGATTTCTAGAGCATCGGAATTATTGGCAATCTGCAAAGCAAAACTAACCGCATCAGAAAAGGAAGTGGAGAAACTGTTGGAGAAGCTGGATGCCGCTCCTGATACACAAACCGAGTAA
- the xseA gene encoding exodeoxyribonuclease VII large subunit gives MPESVDNKTVFTLLEVSRSIQKTIAERYKSLYWIKAEMNKLNHYTHSGHCYPELLEKKDGRVVAEMRSILWKADYQRINRQFIELLGEPLREGITILMQAGISYDPLYGFSLKIVDIDPTFVLGELEREKKESIRLLKEEGLYEANKRLPFPLIPKRLAIVSVETSKGLSDFYKIINGNPWGYKIETTLYPALLQGDKSIASIINQLSNIAEKIEQFDAVAIIRGGGGEVGLSSYNNYLLAKAIAMFPIPVLTGIGHSTNETVSEMVAYKNAITPSELADFLLQKFHNFSIPMDQAQERLLRAVKEQFAQEQQNLKQLAQAISWNSKSVFLTERNKLNQLMLHTQMYSKQQFKEEKSKLIHVEQLLGLLSPIHILKRGFSIVRMNGKAVHQLDQVNTGDLLEIQVEDGTIQSQVVNKEEHGK, from the coding sequence ATGCCCGAATCTGTAGACAATAAAACGGTTTTCACACTGCTTGAAGTTTCCCGAAGTATTCAGAAAACGATTGCCGAAAGGTATAAAAGTTTGTACTGGATTAAAGCGGAGATGAACAAGTTGAACCATTATACCCATTCTGGACATTGTTATCCCGAGTTATTGGAGAAGAAAGACGGCCGTGTAGTTGCCGAGATGCGTTCTATCCTATGGAAAGCAGATTACCAACGCATAAATCGGCAGTTTATTGAGCTTTTGGGAGAGCCACTACGCGAGGGGATTACCATTTTGATGCAAGCAGGCATTTCTTACGACCCACTTTATGGTTTCAGTTTAAAGATTGTAGATATCGATCCGACCTTTGTGTTGGGAGAGTTAGAGCGAGAAAAGAAAGAGTCGATACGGCTATTGAAGGAGGAGGGGCTCTACGAAGCCAATAAGCGACTTCCTTTCCCATTGATTCCGAAACGTCTGGCAATAGTCTCTGTAGAAACCAGCAAAGGACTTTCTGACTTCTATAAAATCATAAACGGCAATCCTTGGGGCTATAAAATCGAGACTACGCTATACCCGGCATTGCTGCAAGGGGACAAGTCTATAGCCTCAATCATCAACCAACTCAGTAATATTGCGGAAAAGATCGAACAATTCGATGCGGTCGCTATTATCCGTGGTGGCGGTGGGGAAGTCGGATTGAGCTCATATAATAACTATCTTTTAGCGAAGGCCATCGCGATGTTTCCTATTCCTGTGCTGACAGGTATTGGGCATTCTACCAACGAGACGGTCAGCGAGATGGTAGCCTATAAGAATGCGATTACTCCCAGCGAGCTAGCGGATTTCCTTTTACAAAAGTTTCACAACTTTTCCATCCCTATGGATCAAGCACAGGAACGTCTGTTAAGAGCGGTTAAGGAGCAATTTGCACAAGAGCAACAGAACTTAAAGCAGTTGGCTCAGGCGATCTCCTGGAATAGCAAGTCAGTATTCCTTACAGAGCGCAATAAACTGAACCAATTGATGCTCCATACACAGATGTACAGTAAGCAACAATTCAAGGAGGAGAAATCTAAATTGATTCATGTGGAACAATTGCTAGGTTTGTTGAGTCCAATACATATTTTAAAACGAGGTTTTAGTATTGTCCGGATGAATGGAAAGGCTGTTCACCAACTTGATCAAGTAAACACCGGCGATTTGTTAGAGATCCAAGTAGAAGACGGAACCATACAGTCCCAAGTAGTTAACAAAGAAGAACATGGAAAATAA
- a CDS encoding serine hydrolase domain-containing protein has translation MIRNIGIAFLALILQAQVSNAQYKQTVENKTRLESNINNVIPLKSLDQYKIAVVTPSSNKYQPFIDQLERYADVQVFDFKQYDEKTKYYNTIIVAGTASELHPGQLAMLIQSAVNNKNVILCQFGTDYDFTNLSVTPQQLRKFTSLVRIAETGNQAQEYAAMSIFGGLGITQGTIKTEQTRLQYNRGNRSDMDLKKMGQRIDAIAKEAIDQRAAPGMVVMAVKDGQVIFEKAYGHHTYEKKQTTRISDIFDLASISKIAGTTPVVMHLQEKNIINLDSTMGHYLWQAKETNKANITLRTVLLHEAGFTPFIPFYKELKPGDLQRTKDANHQVQVADNAYLKNNYYQDVMWPEMLNSPVKPIGKYVYSDISMYVMKEVSEHETSVPMQDYVQNILYKKIGMKTAGYLPRNRFDRNRIVPTQNDTVFRKTLLQGFVHDEGAAMAGGVAGHAGLFSTANDLAIYGQMLLNRGTYGGVQFYKPETIDLFTSKQSASSRRGLGFDRYDPKPGADYPSKLANESVYGHTGYTGTCIWIDPRNQLVYIFLSNRVHPQVSSKLGDLNIRSRIQDVIYQTINNAK, from the coding sequence ATGATTCGTAACATTGGCATCGCATTCCTAGCGCTGATCCTTCAAGCGCAAGTTTCTAATGCTCAGTATAAACAAACTGTAGAGAACAAAACAAGATTAGAAAGCAATATCAATAATGTCATTCCATTAAAAAGCCTTGATCAGTATAAAATTGCTGTCGTAACGCCTAGCAGCAATAAATATCAACCCTTTATTGATCAGCTTGAGCGCTATGCTGATGTTCAGGTTTTTGATTTTAAACAATACGACGAAAAGACTAAATACTATAATACGATCATTGTTGCAGGGACGGCAAGTGAGCTTCATCCAGGACAGTTGGCTATGTTGATCCAGTCTGCGGTGAACAATAAAAATGTTATCCTATGCCAATTTGGTACAGATTACGACTTTACGAATCTCAGTGTTACCCCACAACAGCTGCGTAAGTTTACTAGCTTGGTTCGTATTGCTGAAACGGGAAATCAAGCGCAAGAGTACGCTGCGATGTCCATATTCGGGGGCTTAGGCATTACGCAAGGGACGATAAAGACCGAACAGACTCGTCTGCAATATAACCGAGGCAACCGCTCGGATATGGATCTTAAGAAAATGGGGCAACGCATTGATGCGATTGCTAAGGAAGCAATCGATCAGCGTGCCGCGCCAGGTATGGTTGTGATGGCGGTAAAAGATGGTCAGGTAATCTTCGAGAAAGCTTATGGTCATCACACCTATGAGAAAAAACAAACAACACGCATCAGTGACATCTTTGACCTAGCATCCATCAGTAAAATAGCAGGAACAACACCCGTCGTGATGCATCTGCAAGAGAAAAATATTATCAACTTGGACAGCACGATGGGGCATTACCTATGGCAAGCAAAAGAAACAAATAAGGCGAATATTACTTTACGTACTGTTTTACTACATGAGGCTGGCTTTACACCCTTCATCCCTTTCTACAAGGAGCTAAAACCGGGGGATTTGCAGCGAACAAAAGATGCGAACCACCAAGTGCAGGTTGCGGATAACGCTTATCTAAAAAACAATTATTATCAGGACGTGATGTGGCCGGAAATGCTTAATTCTCCTGTAAAACCGATTGGGAAGTACGTTTATTCGGACATTAGTATGTATGTGATGAAAGAAGTTTCGGAGCATGAAACCTCCGTACCGATGCAAGATTATGTGCAGAATATCCTGTACAAAAAGATCGGAATGAAAACAGCAGGATATCTTCCACGAAACCGCTTTGACCGCAATCGAATTGTCCCAACACAAAACGACACGGTATTTCGAAAGACGCTATTGCAAGGATTTGTTCACGATGAGGGCGCCGCAATGGCAGGCGGTGTTGCTGGCCATGCAGGTCTATTCTCGACCGCCAATGACCTTGCCATCTACGGCCAGATGCTATTGAACCGCGGCACCTATGGCGGGGTGCAGTTTTATAAACCGGAGACGATCGACTTATTCACATCGAAGCAGTCTGCAAGCTCTCGCAGAGGGCTCGGCTTCGACCGTTACGATCCGAAACCCGGAGCAGATTACCCCTCCAAGCTAGCGAATGAGTCTGTTTATGGCCATACCGGTTATACTGGAACTTGTATATGGATCGATCCGCGGAACCAGTTAGTTTACATCTTCCTGTCTAACCGTGTGCATCCGCAAGTGAGTTCGAAACTAGGGGACTTGAATATCCGTAGCCGCATTCAGGATGTGATCTACCAAACTATCAATAACGCTAAATAA
- a CDS encoding dipeptidase, with protein MKKQLVLSITAAFMSLSAYAQDYKKIHQDLLVIDGHNDVLIESILPEKDISNRIKSGHTDLPRLKEGGVDVQVFAVWSDDKKYQKNAFKHANDQIDALEALIKKNPTKIELAKSSEDIERIQKSGKIAALIGIEGGNMIEGSIPNLEKLYERGARYLTLTWNYNLPWATAAAIEIKTKGSKNKGLNEQGEAIIKRMNELGMMVDLSHAGKETFYDVMRISSKPVLVSHSNAAALTPHYRNLDDKQLEALKENGGVIGVNFYSEFLDSKYRSRVKRLYKSHFKEAADNKLSVDKMYSKLPKALKHKADAPFETVLKHIDYLVSKVGIDHVAIGSDFDGITSAPQQLEDVSKFPILTQALLEKGYSQADVAKIMGLNFLRILKENENNKK; from the coding sequence ATGAAAAAGCAACTTGTACTTAGCATAACCGCCGCTTTTATGAGCCTTTCAGCCTATGCACAAGATTATAAAAAGATTCATCAAGACCTGTTGGTTATTGATGGACATAATGATGTGTTGATCGAAAGTATATTGCCGGAGAAAGACATCAGCAATCGAATAAAATCGGGGCATACCGATCTTCCGCGCTTGAAAGAGGGAGGTGTAGATGTACAAGTATTCGCAGTTTGGTCGGATGACAAGAAGTATCAAAAGAATGCCTTTAAACATGCGAACGATCAAATCGATGCCTTAGAAGCATTAATCAAAAAGAATCCTACGAAAATTGAACTTGCAAAAAGCAGTGAAGATATTGAACGCATACAGAAATCGGGCAAAATAGCAGCCTTGATTGGGATTGAAGGTGGAAACATGATTGAGGGGAGTATTCCCAATCTAGAAAAGCTTTATGAACGCGGGGCAAGATATCTCACGCTTACCTGGAATTATAACCTACCGTGGGCTACCGCTGCAGCCATTGAAATAAAAACTAAAGGCTCAAAGAACAAAGGACTGAATGAACAGGGAGAAGCAATCATTAAGCGGATGAACGAATTAGGGATGATGGTAGACCTATCGCATGCGGGAAAAGAAACGTTTTATGATGTGATGCGTATATCCAGCAAACCGGTTCTCGTATCGCATAGCAATGCCGCAGCCTTGACGCCGCACTATCGCAATTTAGATGATAAGCAACTCGAAGCATTGAAAGAAAACGGAGGTGTAATCGGTGTTAACTTCTATTCCGAATTCCTAGACTCTAAATACAGAAGCCGAGTAAAAAGACTTTATAAGTCGCACTTCAAAGAGGCAGCAGACAATAAATTATCGGTCGATAAAATGTACAGCAAATTGCCGAAAGCCCTAAAACATAAAGCCGATGCACCATTTGAAACTGTTCTCAAGCATATCGACTATTTAGTTTCTAAAGTAGGGATAGATCATGTTGCTATCGGATCTGATTTCGATGGTATTACCTCCGCGCCTCAACAGCTAGAGGATGTGTCAAAATTTCCAATACTTACGCAGGCTTTATTAGAAAAAGGATATAGCCAAGCAGATGTCGCAAAAATAATGGGATTGAATTTCCTGCGAATATTGAAAGAAAATGAAAATAACAAGAAATAA
- a CDS encoding RNA polymerase sigma factor, with the protein MYSNLEQEFVSLLEENQNILHKICKLYTADLASHQDLFQEMVIQLWKSYPKFKGDSKFSTWAYRVSLNTAISLYRGRKTKITTVDWDNSLANIRYEEYNSEEEERLKSLYEAVRQLSDIDKALVYMYLEDKDYSEISETLGISEVNARVKMNRIKTKLKSMLAKQKIA; encoded by the coding sequence ATGTATAGTAACCTGGAACAAGAATTTGTGTCGTTGCTGGAGGAAAATCAGAATATCCTCCACAAGATCTGCAAGCTGTATACAGCGGATCTTGCGTCGCATCAAGATCTTTTCCAGGAAATGGTCATCCAGTTGTGGAAGTCTTACCCTAAGTTCAAAGGGGATTCCAAGTTTTCTACCTGGGCTTATCGCGTATCCTTGAATACCGCGATATCCCTCTACCGAGGTCGAAAGACGAAGATTACAACGGTCGACTGGGATAACTCCCTAGCGAATATCCGATATGAGGAGTACAATTCTGAGGAGGAGGAGCGCCTAAAGTCGCTGTATGAAGCCGTTCGGCAATTGAGCGATATCGACAAAGCTTTAGTCTATATGTATTTGGAGGATAAAGATTATAGCGAGATATCGGAAACATTAGGGATCAGCGAGGTGAACGCGAGGGTGAAGATGAACAGGATTAAGACCAAATTGAAAAGCATGTTGGCAAAACAAAAAATAGCGTAA
- the radA gene encoding DNA repair protein RadA, with product MAKTKSAYFCQSCGYDSPKWLGQCPSCKQWNSFVEEVVEKSSSRVPEWRSTASSKAETKRANKAAIIHEIVYSEEQRIVTPDKEFNRVLGGGIVPGSLVLIGGEPGIGKSTLMLQLALTVSHVKTIYISGEESEQQIKMRAERLVQTSNANCYILTETSMQNIFKQIDQVQPNLLVIDSIQTLHSAQIESAPGSVSQVRECTAELLRFAKETNTPVFIVGHITKDGSIAGPKVLEHMVDTVLQFEGDRNHVYRILRAVKNRFGSSSELGIYEMQGSGLREVSNPSEIMLSQREEQVSGTAVAAMLEGMRPLMIEVQALVSNSAYGTPQRSSTGFDTKRLNMLLAVLEKRFGFRLSAQDVFLNIAGGLRVEDPAIDLAVIAAIISSQQDIPLGSNITFAGEVGLSGEIRAVNRIEQRIQEAEKLGFGQIFISKYNTKGLDAKKYDIAIRPVATLEDVFSALFG from the coding sequence ATGGCTAAAACTAAATCGGCATACTTCTGCCAATCCTGTGGATATGACTCGCCTAAATGGTTAGGACAATGTCCTTCTTGTAAGCAATGGAATTCTTTTGTTGAAGAAGTGGTTGAGAAATCTTCCTCCCGTGTACCCGAATGGCGAAGCACCGCCAGTTCTAAGGCAGAAACTAAGCGGGCCAACAAAGCCGCTATCATCCATGAAATTGTCTATTCGGAGGAACAACGTATCGTTACTCCCGATAAAGAATTCAACCGCGTATTAGGCGGAGGAATTGTTCCAGGTTCCCTAGTACTAATCGGTGGAGAACCGGGGATTGGTAAATCTACCCTAATGCTTCAATTAGCACTTACGGTCTCTCACGTGAAAACCATATATATCTCCGGGGAGGAAAGCGAGCAGCAGATTAAGATGCGCGCTGAACGTCTCGTTCAGACGTCAAACGCCAACTGTTATATCTTGACGGAGACTTCGATGCAGAATATCTTTAAGCAGATTGATCAGGTACAGCCAAACCTGTTAGTCATCGACTCCATACAGACCCTACATTCCGCACAGATTGAATCAGCTCCGGGCTCCGTATCGCAAGTGCGCGAGTGTACCGCAGAACTGCTTCGTTTTGCGAAGGAAACCAATACACCGGTATTTATTGTGGGCCACATCACCAAAGACGGATCGATAGCAGGGCCAAAGGTATTGGAACATATGGTCGATACGGTATTGCAGTTTGAAGGCGATAGAAATCATGTCTACCGAATCCTACGGGCAGTAAAAAACCGCTTTGGCTCATCGTCAGAACTGGGAATTTATGAGATGCAAGGCTCAGGCCTTCGAGAAGTATCGAATCCTTCGGAAATAATGCTGTCGCAACGCGAAGAGCAGGTGAGCGGTACGGCAGTAGCTGCCATGCTAGAAGGCATGCGCCCCTTAATGATCGAAGTGCAGGCCTTAGTCTCCAATTCAGCCTACGGAACCCCACAAAGGAGTTCTACCGGATTTGACACCAAACGTTTGAATATGCTCTTAGCCGTTCTAGAGAAACGCTTCGGCTTCCGCCTTAGCGCACAGGATGTCTTCCTGAATATTGCCGGTGGACTACGCGTCGAAGACCCTGCGATCGACCTCGCCGTAATCGCTGCAATCATATCATCACAGCAAGATATCCCGCTAGGCTCTAACATCACCTTCGCCGGCGAAGTAGGCCTCTCCGGAGAGATACGCGCCGTAAACCGAATCGAACAACGCATACAAGAAGCCGAAAAACTAGGCTTCGGACAGATATTCATCTCTAAATACAACACCAAAGGACTCGACGCTAAGAAATATGATATCGCTATCCGCCCAGTCGCGACGTTGGAAGATGTGTTTAGTGCTTTATTTGGGTGA